Proteins co-encoded in one Xanthomonas campestris pv. badrii genomic window:
- a CDS encoding HAD-IA family hydrolase: MPPALPSLLLLDFDGVLAHYARPRRLAALAAAAGCAPQRVHEVLFVQGLERAYDAGTIDTQTYLAQLSQGLGHTIDRATWVAARVAACRADPSVVAQVLVVSATTAVAVLTNNGPLMTDAIERIVPPLFPLLQGRVLCSGALGGRKPALQVYERALAQLGERAERTLFVDDLFVNVRGARAAGLHADTVRDARALRRVLQRHGLG, encoded by the coding sequence ATGCCGCCCGCACTACCGTCTTTGCTGTTGCTCGATTTCGATGGCGTGCTCGCACACTACGCGCGGCCGCGGCGCCTGGCCGCGCTTGCGGCGGCAGCGGGCTGCGCACCGCAGCGGGTGCACGAGGTGTTGTTCGTGCAGGGCCTGGAGCGCGCCTACGATGCCGGCACGATCGACACGCAGACGTATCTGGCGCAGTTGAGTCAGGGGCTCGGGCACACGATCGATCGCGCCACCTGGGTCGCGGCCCGCGTCGCCGCCTGCCGCGCCGACCCATCGGTCGTGGCACAGGTGCTGGTGGTGTCGGCGACCACGGCGGTGGCGGTGCTCACCAACAACGGCCCGCTGATGACGGACGCGATCGAGCGGATCGTGCCGCCGCTGTTCCCGCTCTTGCAGGGCCGCGTGCTATGCAGCGGCGCACTCGGCGGCCGCAAACCAGCGTTACAGGTGTATGAGCGCGCGCTTGCGCAGCTCGGCGAACGCGCCGAGCGCACACTGTTTGTCGACGACCTGTTCGTCAACGTGCGCGGCGCACGCGCGGCCGGCCTGCACGCCGACACGGTGCGCGACGCCCGCGCGTTACGGCGGGTGTTGCAACGTCACGGTTTGGGGTAA
- a CDS encoding serine/threonine-protein kinase, whose protein sequence is MSDDPAGNLPLKSDTFGRILLIRDAGRVFVRRDLSAAPWLLRGVAWWLARREALALRQLDGLPHTPRLLHWDGRHLDRSYLAGDAMYQRPPRGDLAYFRSARRLLQQLHRCGVAHNDLAKEANWLVQDDGSPAVIDFQLAVRGHPRARWMRLLAREDLRHLLKHKRMYCPAAITPVERRVLKRRSWVRELWFATGKPVYRFVTRRVLHWEDNEGQGPKP, encoded by the coding sequence ATGAGCGACGATCCTGCCGGCAACCTGCCGCTGAAGTCCGATACCTTCGGGCGCATCCTGCTGATCCGCGACGCCGGCCGCGTATTCGTGCGGCGCGACCTGAGCGCGGCACCGTGGCTGCTGCGCGGTGTGGCGTGGTGGCTGGCGCGGCGCGAAGCGCTGGCACTGCGGCAGCTGGATGGCCTGCCGCACACGCCACGCCTGCTGCATTGGGACGGGCGCCATCTGGACCGCAGCTACCTGGCCGGCGATGCGATGTACCAGCGCCCGCCGCGCGGCGACCTGGCCTACTTCCGCAGTGCGCGCCGGCTGTTGCAGCAGCTGCATCGGTGCGGCGTGGCGCACAACGATCTGGCCAAGGAGGCCAACTGGCTGGTGCAGGACGATGGCAGCCCGGCGGTGATCGATTTCCAGCTGGCGGTGCGCGGCCACCCACGCGCGCGCTGGATGCGCCTGCTTGCGCGTGAAGACCTGCGCCACCTGCTCAAGCACAAGCGCATGTATTGCCCGGCCGCCATCACCCCGGTGGAACGCCGCGTCCTCAAGCGCCGCTCCTGGGTGCGCGAGCTGTGGTTCGCCACCGGCAAGCCGGTCTACCGCTTCGTGACCCGCCGCGTGCTGCACTGGGAAGACAACGAGGGGCAGGGGCCGAAGCCCTGA
- a CDS encoding OsmC family protein, with the protein MTHRYTSSVIWTGNRGEGTVSYRGYDRTWDVAVPGKAVIHCSNDPLLGGDPAKMNPEDLLLSALSACHMLWYLHYASDANIIVTGYADSPLGIGQVESSGAGRFTSATLRPRIAVRAGTDIELATAMHYKIHDVCFIARSVNFPITYEPEFVPEL; encoded by the coding sequence ATGACGCATCGATACACGTCCTCCGTCATCTGGACGGGCAACCGGGGCGAAGGCACGGTCAGCTATCGCGGTTACGACCGCACGTGGGATGTGGCCGTTCCGGGCAAAGCCGTCATTCACTGTTCCAACGACCCGTTGCTTGGTGGTGATCCCGCCAAAATGAATCCCGAGGATCTGCTGCTCTCGGCGCTTTCGGCCTGCCACATGCTTTGGTATCTGCACTACGCATCGGATGCGAACATCATCGTGACCGGCTATGCGGATAGCCCGCTCGGCATCGGCCAAGTTGAGAGCAGTGGTGCGGGTCGCTTCACGTCGGCAACCTTGCGTCCGCGTATCGCCGTTCGTGCGGGAACCGACATCGAACTTGCGACAGCAATGCATTACAAGATCCACGACGTGTGCTTCATCGCTAGATCCGTCAATTTTCCGATCACCTACGAACCGGAATTCGTGCCCGAACTTTAA
- a CDS encoding bifunctional DedA family/phosphatase PAP2 family protein, protein MNSWIDATLEWIGHHPTSAGVVIFAIAFCDAVIVLGAIVPALPLLFAIGVLIGLGQINGPYAVVCATLGAFVGDALSFWVGHRWGHQLHTYWPFRRYPQLLERGELLFRRNAFKSILIARYVGAVRPFVPAIAGMSHMPFKRYLTASGLACISWALLFLVPGWVLGTAYDAVAAVAGRLFVVVALLAAVIGLAWAMVLYSYRWSAGHLDALLARLLEWSHRHPVLGDWSVSVFDPRRRESVPLAMMALMLLLLGWGWFVLLMVVLAHGEPLRVDLAVHDLMLALRNPLADYPMVALASLGDWQVLLPAIAAAMGYLAWRRRWMAVTHWVIALAFGLALTQLLGATVQVVRPPAASSGFGFPSVAVTMATIGFGFFALLIARELPGRRRVWPYLVSGAIVSLIGFARLYLGAHWLSDVVGGMLFGIFWLLVLGIAYRRRATRAFWVKPVSWIFYGVFLGCAIFFAPRNLDTKLAKFEPPPPLLMELPASEWWASQWRLLPARRNEFDDDQRWPLDVQLAGPLAPLQRQLEARGWRAQPQAGWEQALHLLDVSGRPDEVPILPATLDTQVEALLMVRHAAPGHVHVLRLWPAAARLQPDAQPLWVGSTQTLRYSRHFSLIGLWYPLRGVDPALSALRDALGPLPHRVEQRRRSQVPVILIDSTSGSAVRGEDNAAPQTETTASKPAVSDPPQRRL, encoded by the coding sequence ATGAACTCATGGATCGACGCCACGCTGGAGTGGATCGGACACCACCCCACCTCGGCTGGCGTGGTGATCTTTGCCATCGCATTCTGCGATGCGGTGATCGTGCTGGGGGCCATCGTGCCCGCCTTGCCGCTGCTGTTCGCCATCGGCGTGCTGATCGGGCTCGGCCAGATCAACGGGCCGTACGCGGTGGTCTGCGCCACGCTGGGCGCCTTCGTCGGCGATGCACTGAGCTTCTGGGTGGGCCACCGATGGGGCCACCAGTTGCACACCTATTGGCCGTTCCGGCGCTATCCGCAATTGCTGGAACGCGGCGAGTTGCTGTTCCGGCGCAATGCGTTCAAGAGCATTCTCATCGCCCGTTACGTGGGCGCGGTGCGGCCGTTCGTGCCGGCCATCGCCGGCATGTCGCACATGCCGTTCAAGCGCTACCTGACCGCCAGTGGGCTGGCCTGCATTTCCTGGGCACTGCTGTTCCTGGTGCCGGGCTGGGTGCTGGGCACCGCCTACGACGCGGTGGCCGCCGTGGCCGGGCGCCTGTTCGTGGTGGTGGCATTGCTGGCCGCGGTGATCGGGCTGGCCTGGGCCATGGTGCTGTATTCGTATCGCTGGTCCGCCGGCCACCTGGATGCACTGCTGGCGCGGTTGCTGGAATGGTCGCATCGCCATCCGGTGCTGGGTGACTGGTCGGTCAGCGTGTTCGACCCACGGCGCCGCGAATCGGTGCCGCTGGCGATGATGGCCTTGATGCTGTTGCTGCTCGGCTGGGGCTGGTTCGTACTGCTGATGGTGGTGCTGGCACACGGCGAGCCGCTGCGCGTGGACCTGGCCGTGCACGACCTGATGCTGGCGCTGCGCAACCCGCTGGCCGATTACCCGATGGTGGCGCTGGCCTCGCTGGGCGACTGGCAAGTGCTGCTGCCGGCCATCGCCGCGGCGATGGGCTACCTGGCCTGGCGCCGGCGCTGGATGGCGGTGACGCATTGGGTGATCGCGCTGGCGTTCGGCCTTGCGTTGACGCAGTTGCTGGGCGCGACCGTACAAGTGGTGCGCCCGCCTGCGGCCAGCAGCGGGTTCGGGTTTCCGTCGGTGGCGGTCACCATGGCCACCATTGGGTTTGGCTTCTTCGCGCTGCTGATCGCACGCGAACTGCCTGGCCGGCGCCGGGTGTGGCCGTACCTGGTCAGTGGCGCCATCGTCTCGCTGATCGGCTTTGCGCGGTTGTACCTGGGCGCGCATTGGCTCAGCGATGTGGTCGGCGGCATGCTGTTCGGCATCTTCTGGCTGCTGGTGCTTGGTATTGCCTACCGCCGTCGCGCCACCCGGGCGTTCTGGGTCAAGCCGGTGTCATGGATCTTCTATGGCGTGTTCCTGGGCTGCGCGATCTTCTTTGCGCCACGCAACCTCGACACCAAGCTGGCCAAGTTCGAACCGCCACCGCCGTTGCTGATGGAGCTGCCCGCCAGCGAGTGGTGGGCCAGCCAATGGCGCCTGCTTCCGGCGCGCCGCAACGAATTCGACGACGACCAGCGCTGGCCGCTGGACGTGCAGCTTGCCGGCCCGCTGGCACCACTGCAACGCCAGCTCGAAGCGCGCGGCTGGCGGGCCCAACCGCAGGCCGGGTGGGAACAGGCACTGCACCTGCTCGACGTCAGCGGCCGCCCGGACGAGGTGCCGATCCTGCCGGCCACCCTCGACACGCAGGTCGAAGCCTTGCTGATGGTGCGCCATGCGGCGCCCGGCCACGTACATGTCCTGCGCCTGTGGCCCGCCGCCGCACGCCTGCAGCCCGATGCGCAACCGCTATGGGTGGGCAGCACCCAGACCCTGCGCTACAGCCGCCATTTCAGCCTGATCGGCTTGTGGTATCCGTTGCGCGGCGTGGACCCGGCATTGAGCGCCTTGCGCGACGCACTCGGCCCATTGCCGCATCGCGTGGAACAGCGACGCCGCTCGCAGGTGCCGGTGATCCTGATCGACAGCACCTCGGGCAGTGCGGTGCGCGGCGAAGACAACGCTGCACCGCAGACGGAAACCACTGCGTCCAAGCCTGCCGTATCAGATCCGCCACAACGGCGCCTTTGA
- a CDS encoding LON peptidase substrate-binding domain-containing protein, whose product MAPIPATADTSALPLFPLHSVLLPGAAMGLRVFERRYLDLVRECGRNGTSFGVCLILEGNEVGVPATPAAFGTEVRIEDFDMGADGVLVLRLRGTRRFHVQRSRIRDNGLVVGDVAWREADPDDELRPEHGLLSTVLERMLEQVGGEFASVGPGLLDQAAWVGWRLAELLPLTEQQRLSLLQQDDPHRRLDQLLAWMP is encoded by the coding sequence ATGGCGCCGATCCCCGCCACTGCCGATACCAGCGCGTTGCCGCTGTTCCCTTTGCACAGCGTGCTGTTGCCGGGCGCGGCGATGGGTTTGCGCGTGTTCGAACGCCGCTATCTGGATCTGGTACGCGAATGCGGCCGTAACGGCACCAGCTTCGGTGTGTGCCTGATCCTGGAAGGCAACGAAGTCGGCGTGCCGGCGACGCCGGCCGCGTTCGGTACCGAAGTACGCATCGAGGATTTCGATATGGGCGCCGACGGCGTGCTGGTGCTGCGCTTGCGCGGCACGCGACGTTTCCACGTACAGCGCTCGCGCATTCGCGACAACGGTCTGGTGGTGGGCGATGTCGCCTGGCGCGAGGCGGATCCGGATGACGAACTGCGGCCCGAGCACGGCCTGCTGTCCACGGTGCTGGAGCGCATGCTGGAACAGGTGGGGGGCGAATTTGCATCGGTGGGACCGGGGTTGCTGGATCAGGCCGCCTGGGTTGGTTGGCGGTTGGCCGAGCTGCTGCCATTGACCGAGCAGCAGCGGCTCTCGCTGTTGCAGCAGGACGATCCGCATCGGCGGCTGGATCAATTGCTTGCATGGATGCCATGA
- a CDS encoding acetylornithine transaminase gives MSTAADSPLSLAHYYLPVYRPRQVVLERGQGSRVWDDAGREYLDLSSGIAVSGLGHNDPDLVAALTEQAGKLWHTSNIFYSAPPLKLAEELVGASRFAEKVFLCNSGTEANEAAIKLVRKWASDQGRPPERRVIVTFRGSFHGRTLASVTATAQPKYQEGYEPLPGGFRYVDFNDVAALEAAMATGDVAAVMVEPIQGEGGVMPAAPGFLARARALCDQHEALLVLDEIQCGMGRTGSLFAHWQEQVTPDIVTLAKALGGGFPIGAMLAGPKVAQTMQFGAHGTTFGGNPLAAAVARVALRKLASPEIAANVERQSAALRAGLEALNAEFGLFAQIRGRGLMLGAVLAQAHAGQAGAILDLAAKHGLLVLQAGPDVLRFVPALTLTDAELADGLARLRLAIAEHVAQS, from the coding sequence ATGAGCACCGCTGCCGATTCGCCCCTGTCCCTTGCGCACTACTACCTGCCGGTCTATCGCCCGCGCCAGGTGGTGCTGGAGCGTGGGCAGGGCAGTCGCGTGTGGGACGATGCCGGGCGCGAGTATCTGGACCTGTCCTCGGGCATCGCCGTCAGCGGGCTGGGCCATAACGATCCGGACCTGGTGGCCGCGCTCACCGAGCAGGCCGGCAAGCTGTGGCACACCAGCAACATCTTCTACAGCGCGCCGCCATTGAAGCTGGCCGAAGAACTGGTGGGCGCCTCGCGCTTCGCCGAGAAGGTGTTCCTGTGCAATTCCGGCACCGAAGCCAATGAAGCGGCGATCAAGCTGGTGCGCAAGTGGGCCAGCGACCAGGGCCGCCCACCGGAGCGGCGCGTGATCGTCACCTTCCGCGGCAGTTTCCACGGCCGCACGCTGGCGTCGGTCACCGCCACCGCGCAGCCGAAGTATCAGGAAGGCTACGAGCCGCTGCCGGGCGGATTTCGCTACGTGGATTTCAACGATGTGGCGGCGCTGGAAGCGGCGATGGCCACTGGCGATGTGGCGGCGGTGATGGTGGAGCCGATCCAGGGCGAGGGCGGGGTGATGCCGGCAGCGCCGGGCTTTCTGGCCCGCGCACGCGCGCTGTGCGACCAGCATGAGGCCTTGCTGGTGCTGGACGAGATCCAGTGCGGCATGGGCCGCACCGGTAGCCTGTTCGCGCATTGGCAGGAGCAGGTGACGCCGGACATCGTGACCCTGGCCAAGGCATTGGGCGGCGGTTTCCCGATCGGTGCGATGCTGGCTGGCCCCAAGGTGGCGCAGACCATGCAGTTCGGCGCGCACGGCACCACTTTCGGCGGCAATCCGCTGGCTGCGGCGGTGGCGCGGGTGGCGTTGCGCAAGCTGGCCTCGCCGGAGATTGCGGCCAACGTGGAGCGTCAATCGGCTGCGTTGCGCGCGGGGCTGGAGGCATTGAATGCCGAGTTCGGGCTGTTCGCGCAGATCCGCGGGCGCGGGCTGATGCTGGGCGCGGTGCTGGCGCAGGCGCATGCCGGCCAGGCCGGTGCGATCCTCGACTTGGCGGCCAAGCACGGGCTGCTGGTGCTGCAGGCGGGGCCGGATGTGCTGCGCTTCGTGCCGGCGCTCACTCTCACCGATGCGGAGCTGGCCGATGGTTTGGCGCGTTTGCGGCTGGCGATTGCCGAGCATGTCGCGCAGTCGTGA
- the mpl gene encoding UDP-N-acetylmuramate:L-alanyl-gamma-D-glutamyl-meso-diaminopimelate ligase, with protein sequence MCGMTKLHILGIAGTFMGGVAALARELGWQVEGSDQAIYPPMSTQLETLGIALAQGYAPSNIAPDATDVVIGNALSRGNPAVEAVLDAGRRYTSGAQWLAEQVLPGRDTLAVAGTHGKTTTTTILSYLLEAAGRAPGFLIGGVAEDFGVSARLGQGREFVVEADEYDTAFFDKRSKFVHYRPLVAILNNLEYDHADIFPDVAAIQRQFHHLVRTVPARGRLIVNGDDARLAEVLAMGCWTPVERFGFDAGLEWSARLIAADGSAFAVAHRGVEIGQVQWPLVGRHNVLNGLAALAAVHAVGVDPATVMPALAQFQSVKRRLEVLGQARDITVYDDFAHHPTAIATTLQGLRAKVGAARVLVAMEPRSNSMRLGAHAQALAPSLHDADAVVFLHRPELPWDAAPIIAQVRGDARVAHDVDALLHTLGELAQPGDHVVFMSNGGFDGAPRRFLAQLS encoded by the coding sequence ATATGCGGCATGACCAAACTCCACATCCTCGGCATCGCCGGGACTTTCATGGGCGGTGTGGCCGCCCTGGCGCGCGAGCTGGGCTGGCAGGTGGAGGGCAGCGACCAGGCCATCTATCCGCCGATGTCCACTCAGCTGGAAACGCTCGGCATCGCGCTGGCGCAAGGCTACGCGCCGTCGAACATCGCGCCCGATGCCACCGACGTGGTCATCGGCAATGCCTTGTCGCGCGGCAATCCGGCGGTGGAAGCGGTGCTCGATGCCGGCCGTCGCTACACCTCCGGCGCCCAATGGCTGGCCGAACAGGTATTGCCGGGCCGCGACACGCTGGCGGTGGCCGGCACCCATGGCAAGACCACCACCACCACCATCCTGAGCTATCTGCTCGAGGCCGCCGGGCGGGCGCCCGGCTTCCTGATCGGCGGGGTGGCCGAGGACTTCGGCGTCTCCGCACGGCTGGGCCAGGGCCGCGAGTTCGTGGTGGAGGCCGACGAGTACGACACCGCGTTCTTCGACAAGCGCAGCAAGTTCGTGCACTACCGGCCGCTGGTGGCGATCCTCAACAATCTCGAATACGACCACGCCGATATCTTTCCGGATGTGGCCGCCATCCAGCGGCAGTTCCATCATCTGGTGCGCACCGTGCCGGCGCGCGGGCGCTTGATCGTCAACGGTGACGACGCGCGGCTGGCCGAGGTGCTGGCCATGGGCTGCTGGACGCCGGTGGAACGTTTCGGCTTCGATGCCGGGCTGGAGTGGAGCGCGCGCCTGATCGCCGCCGATGGCAGCGCGTTCGCGGTGGCCCATCGCGGTGTGGAGATCGGTCAGGTGCAGTGGCCACTGGTAGGCCGGCACAACGTGCTCAACGGGCTGGCCGCATTGGCCGCGGTGCATGCGGTGGGCGTGGACCCGGCGACGGTGATGCCGGCGCTGGCGCAGTTCCAGAGCGTCAAACGGCGACTGGAAGTGCTGGGCCAGGCGCGCGATATCACCGTCTACGACGACTTTGCGCATCACCCCACGGCGATTGCCACCACGCTGCAGGGACTGCGCGCCAAGGTGGGTGCGGCGCGCGTGCTGGTGGCGATGGAGCCGCGCAGCAATTCGATGCGCCTGGGCGCGCATGCGCAGGCGCTGGCGCCGTCGCTGCACGATGCCGATGCGGTGGTGTTCCTGCACCGGCCAGAATTGCCCTGGGACGCTGCGCCGATCATCGCGCAGGTACGCGGCGATGCGCGCGTGGCGCATGACGTCGATGCATTGCTGCACACCTTGGGCGAGCTGGCGCAGCCAGGCGACCATGTGGTGTTCATGTCCAATGGCGGCTTCGATGGCGCGCCGCGTCGCTTCCTGGCGCAGCTGTCCTGA
- a CDS encoding SDR family oxidoreductase — protein sequence MTLQGKTLFITGASRGIGLAIALRAARDGANVAIAAKSAVANPKLPGTIHSAADAVRAAGGQALALKCDIRDQAQVHAAVAATVEAFGGIDILVNNASAIWLRGTLDTPMKRFDLMQQVNARGSFVCAQACLPHLLQAPNPHILSLAPPPSLNPAWWGAHTGYTLAKMGMSLVTLGLAAEFGPQGVAVNALWPRTVIATDAINMLPGVDAAGCRRPEIVADAAHALLTRTASGFHGQFLIDEQVLAQAGVTDFSGYAVDPSRSLLPDLFLD from the coding sequence ATGACCCTACAAGGCAAAACCCTCTTCATCACCGGTGCCTCGCGCGGGATCGGATTGGCGATCGCGCTGCGGGCGGCACGCGATGGGGCCAATGTGGCGATCGCGGCCAAGTCGGCGGTGGCCAATCCGAAACTGCCCGGCACCATCCATAGTGCCGCCGATGCGGTGCGTGCGGCGGGTGGGCAGGCGCTGGCGCTCAAATGCGACATCCGCGACCAAGCGCAGGTGCATGCCGCTGTGGCCGCCACCGTCGAAGCGTTTGGCGGAATCGATATCCTGGTCAACAACGCCAGCGCGATCTGGTTGCGCGGCACGCTGGACACGCCGATGAAGCGCTTCGACCTGATGCAGCAGGTCAATGCGCGCGGCAGCTTCGTCTGCGCGCAGGCCTGCCTGCCGCATCTGCTGCAGGCACCCAATCCGCACATCCTCAGCCTGGCGCCGCCGCCCTCGTTGAACCCGGCGTGGTGGGGCGCGCATACCGGCTACACGCTGGCCAAGATGGGCATGAGCCTGGTGACGCTGGGGCTGGCTGCCGAATTCGGCCCGCAAGGCGTGGCGGTCAATGCGCTATGGCCGCGCACGGTGATCGCCACCGATGCGATCAACATGCTGCCCGGCGTGGATGCCGCTGGCTGCCGCCGGCCGGAGATCGTGGCCGATGCGGCGCATGCGCTGCTGACCCGCACCGCGTCCGGCTTCCACGGGCAGTTCCTGATCGACGAGCAGGTGCTGGCGCAGGCCGGCGTCACCGACTTCAGCGGCTATGCGGTCGATCCGTCGCGCAGCCTGTTGCCGGATCTGTTTCTGGACTGA
- a CDS encoding bestrophin family protein, with the protein MIIDVKPRVADVFNQVWRTLAVLFVWDVLITIIYYVLPFRAPALPLTIFGSALALFLGFRANSTYQRWWEGRVLWGQMINASRNLVRLSVSILSAPGAGDLGRTIALRQIAYVNALRCQLRRLPVAMVLSPHVDADEAAAVVVRTNVANGLLDTTGRSVEQARREGWIDSIQQASVERILVDIANAQGGMERLKNTPLPYQYRFYPNLFTRLFCVLLPIGLVETLQYATPVGSTVAGLMFLAVLKIGDELVDPFANTIHDLPLDTMCRTVEIDALQAIGEQAPEPMQPVDGVLW; encoded by the coding sequence TTGATCATCGATGTCAAACCGCGTGTGGCGGATGTGTTCAACCAGGTCTGGCGGACCCTGGCGGTGTTGTTCGTGTGGGATGTGTTGATCACCATCATTTATTACGTGCTGCCGTTCCGTGCACCGGCGTTGCCGCTGACCATCTTCGGTTCTGCGCTGGCGTTGTTCCTGGGCTTTCGGGCCAATTCCACCTACCAGCGTTGGTGGGAAGGGCGGGTGTTGTGGGGCCAGATGATCAATGCCTCGCGCAATCTGGTGCGCTTGAGCGTCAGTATCCTGTCTGCACCGGGAGCCGGCGATCTTGGGCGCACCATTGCGCTGCGGCAGATTGCCTACGTCAACGCACTGCGCTGCCAGCTGCGCCGGTTGCCGGTGGCGATGGTGTTGTCTCCGCATGTGGACGCCGACGAAGCGGCGGCGGTGGTGGTGCGCACCAACGTGGCGAACGGCTTGCTCGATACCACCGGGCGCAGCGTCGAACAGGCACGTCGCGAGGGCTGGATCGACAGCATCCAGCAGGCCAGCGTCGAACGCATCCTGGTGGACATCGCCAACGCGCAAGGCGGCATGGAGCGCCTGAAAAATACGCCGCTGCCGTATCAATATCGCTTCTATCCGAACCTGTTCACGCGGCTGTTCTGCGTGCTGCTGCCGATCGGCCTGGTGGAGACGCTGCAATACGCCACGCCGGTGGGATCGACGGTGGCCGGCTTGATGTTTCTGGCGGTGCTGAAGATCGGCGATGAACTGGTCGACCCGTTCGCCAACACCATCCACGACCTGCCGCTGGATACCATGTGCCGCACGGTGGAGATCGATGCGCTGCAGGCCATTGGTGAGCAAGCGCCGGAGCCGATGCAGCCGGTGGATGGCGTGTTGTGGTGA
- a CDS encoding adenylate kinase — MRLVLLGPPGSGKGTQATRLKDTFDIPHISTGDLLRAEVAAGSPLGLKAKEVMARGDLVSDDILLGMLEARLGQPDVSKGFILDGYPRNVAQANALDSLLSKIGQPLDAVVQLDVASELLVERIAGRAKAEGREDDNPESVRKRLQVYTDSTAPVIGFYEQRGKLARVDGVGSLDEVLERISKALGR, encoded by the coding sequence ATGCGATTGGTTCTGTTGGGACCGCCCGGTTCGGGCAAGGGCACCCAGGCGACACGTCTCAAAGACACGTTTGATATCCCGCACATTTCCACCGGCGATCTGTTGCGCGCCGAAGTGGCCGCCGGCTCGCCGCTGGGCCTGAAGGCCAAGGAAGTCATGGCACGCGGCGATCTGGTGTCCGACGACATCCTGCTCGGCATGCTGGAAGCGCGTCTGGGTCAGCCCGACGTCTCCAAGGGCTTCATCCTCGACGGCTACCCGCGCAATGTGGCGCAGGCCAATGCGCTGGACAGCCTGCTCAGCAAGATCGGGCAGCCGCTGGATGCAGTGGTGCAGTTGGATGTGGCCAGCGAATTGCTGGTCGAGCGCATCGCTGGGCGGGCCAAGGCCGAAGGCCGCGAAGACGACAATCCCGAATCGGTACGCAAGCGTCTGCAGGTGTACACCGACTCGACGGCACCGGTGATTGGCTTCTACGAGCAGCGCGGCAAGCTGGCGCGCGTGGACGGCGTCGGCTCGCTGGACGAAGTGTTGGAGCGTATCAGCAAGGCGCTGGGCCGCTGA
- a CDS encoding GntR family transcriptional regulator — protein MDITNQLRIAILEGKYAPGALLSQSRLAKEYAVSRIPIRDALLVLAADKLVEVVPGKGARIIVLSATDLTEIFDLRIMLECDLLQRSVHKADDQAKAEVLYLLRRTSLEAGRPGWHQGDWDFHRALYAAAGRPRQLAIVDDLRKICVLQASRYTALATETQRWLRDHEAIAEAYIAGRSDEGSTLLEEHLRRSLECLLALANSADSDNQAA, from the coding sequence ATGGATATTACGAACCAGCTGCGCATTGCCATCTTGGAGGGGAAATACGCTCCCGGGGCGTTGTTGTCCCAATCGCGTCTCGCCAAGGAATATGCAGTCAGCCGTATTCCGATCCGCGATGCTCTGCTGGTTCTTGCCGCCGACAAACTGGTCGAGGTCGTCCCTGGAAAAGGCGCGCGAATCATTGTCCTGTCGGCCACGGACCTGACGGAGATATTCGACCTGCGGATCATGCTCGAATGCGACCTCCTGCAGCGCTCCGTGCACAAGGCCGATGACCAGGCAAAAGCAGAGGTCTTGTATCTGCTCCGGCGGACGTCTCTGGAAGCCGGTAGGCCCGGTTGGCACCAGGGAGACTGGGATTTCCACCGAGCGCTCTACGCGGCGGCCGGCCGGCCCCGGCAACTGGCAATCGTCGACGACCTGCGCAAGATCTGCGTCCTACAAGCGTCCCGATACACCGCACTGGCCACCGAAACCCAGCGATGGTTGCGTGATCATGAGGCAATTGCAGAGGCGTACATTGCCGGACGCTCCGATGAAGGCTCAACTTTGTTGGAGGAGCATCTTCGGCGGTCCTTGGAATGCTTGCTGGCCCTGGCCAACAGCGCGGACAGTGACAACCAGGCTGCCTGA